The following proteins are encoded in a genomic region of Oncorhynchus keta strain PuntledgeMale-10-30-2019 chromosome 6, Oket_V2, whole genome shotgun sequence:
- the LOC118385092 gene encoding RDS/peripherin-like protein xRDS35 gives MVLMKMKFPFEKRVKLAQGLWLLSWMATLAGAFTFTLGCFLKTELRRRAEVMDNTEIHAVPNTLMIVGLASLGINYFAGRMCQDALDAGRFPRWKTFMQPYWGVSLLFTLLMLMAVIMSYAMKGNLESSLKIGLKNGIRFYKDTDTPGRCFQKQTIDRLQMEFRCCGNTDFKDWFEVQWISNRYLDFSSKEVKDRVKSNVDGRYLFDGVPFSCCNPSSPRPCIQDRLTNNSAHYSYEHQTEELNIYIRGCREALVNYYMGLMNTIGAGVLSVFLLQSSVLVSLRYLQTTMEALAGQENTEIETEGYLLEKGVKETIMEYVTPVLVFLQLNEVGSEDTEA, from the exons ATGGTGCTGATGAAGATGAAGTTCCCTTTTGAGAAGAGGGTGAAGCTGGCCCAGGGGCTGTGGCTGCTCTCCTGGATGGCCACACTGGCCGGAGCGTTCACCTTCACCCTGGGCTGCTTCCTCAAGACCGAACTCCGCAGGAGGGCAGAG GTAATGGACAACACAGAGATCCATGCTGTGCCCAACACCCTGATGATAGTGGGTCTGGCCTCTCTGGGTATCAACTACTTTGCAGGCCGTATGTGCCAGGATGCGCTGGATGCCGGACGCTTTCCCCGCTGGAAAACCTTCATGCAACCCTACTGGGGTGTTTCCCTCCTCTTCACCCTGCTCATGTTGATGGCTGTGATCATGAGCTATGCCATGAAGGGGAACCTGGAGTCCTCCCTGAAGATCGGCCTGAAGAACGGCATCCGCTTCTACAAGGACACAGATACCCCCGGCCGCTGCTTCCAGAAGCAGACCATTGACCGCCTGCAGATGGAGTTCCGTTGCTGCGGAAACACCGACTTCAAGGACTGGTTCGAGGTCCAGTGGATCAGCAACCGCTACCTAGACTTTAGCTCTAAGGAAGTGAAGGA ccGTGTTAAGAGCAATGTGGATGGGCGTTACCTGTTTGATGGGGTCCCTTTCAGCTGCTGCAACCCCAGTTCCCCAAGACCCTGCATCCAGGACCGCCTCACCAACAACTCAGCCCACTACAGCTATGAGCACCAGACCGAGGAACTCAACATCTACATCCGCGGCTGCAGGGAAGCTCTAGTCAACTACTACATGGGCCTGATGAACACTATTGGTGCTGGggtcctgtctgtcttcctgctgcAG TCATCTGTGCTGGTAAGTCTGCGGTACCTGCAGACAACCATGGAAGCGTTGGCAGGGCAGGAGAACACTGAGATTGAGACTGAGGGCTACCTGCTGGAGAAAGGGGTGAAGGAGACGATCATGGAGTATGTGACTCCTGTGCTGGTTTTCCTTCAGCTGAACGAGGTGGGCAGTGAAGACACTGAAGCTTAG